The Zobellia alginiliquefaciens genome contains a region encoding:
- a CDS encoding prolyl oligopeptidase family serine peptidase, protein MLQRLYFILLCFVLQSCAAQSKYKLVDAEQETIIKENYSYYLYFPEGYDEKPEEKYPLLLFLHGGGESGDSLVYVKRNGPPKLIKRGKKFPFLILAPQNPQKKMWWNTRSVMQLLDTIVANNRVDKNRIYLTGLSRGGGAAWEMAVQYPTRFAAMAVVCGMTPLPYASWIDKKMPIWVFHGEEDRSIPISESETMVSKLKSMGHDIRFTRYPGVGHDSWIKAYEDDELYEWFMEQERVE, encoded by the coding sequence ATGCTGCAAAGATTATATTTCATTTTACTCTGCTTTGTGTTACAGAGTTGTGCCGCCCAGTCAAAATATAAATTGGTCGATGCTGAACAAGAAACAATTATCAAAGAGAATTATAGCTATTATTTATACTTCCCGGAAGGATATGATGAAAAACCGGAAGAAAAGTATCCTTTATTATTGTTCCTTCATGGAGGAGGAGAGTCAGGAGATAGCTTGGTATATGTAAAAAGAAACGGACCGCCTAAATTGATTAAAAGAGGAAAGAAGTTTCCTTTCTTGATTTTAGCACCTCAGAACCCACAAAAGAAAATGTGGTGGAATACCCGTTCTGTTATGCAATTGCTAGATACTATAGTAGCGAATAATCGCGTGGACAAAAATAGAATTTATCTAACCGGGCTCAGTAGAGGAGGAGGGGCCGCCTGGGAAATGGCAGTTCAATACCCTACAAGATTTGCTGCCATGGCCGTTGTTTGCGGAATGACGCCCTTGCCCTATGCTTCTTGGATAGATAAGAAAATGCCCATTTGGGTTTTTCATGGGGAAGAAGACCGATCCATTCCAATTTCAGAGTCGGAAACCATGGTTTCCAAATTAAAAAGTATGGGACATGATATTCGCTTCACGCGATATCCAGGAGTAGGCCACGATTCTTGGATAAAAGCTTATGAAGATGATGAATTGTATGAGTGGTTTATGGAGCAGGAGCGAGTGGAGTGA
- a CDS encoding FG-GAP-like repeat-containing protein: protein MEENRYFIRVIILAIVGLAISCTSPSEKKAAVLYNTHCASCHLLPAIDDLPKHIWKNGVLPDMTARMGIKDSTVNPYKNVSFTEQHAIMQTGIYPSRPQLSLPEWHLLKEYIISLAPDSLRASATKEYKKIEQFEAVPIQLDSTKGTFITFLQFDERDNSIISGDLKGDLLKYNFIRKKIDTLTTTGGPITGYTNNLKSSFITNTGNLNPSEIARGDIQINSKNVNEQLPFVLHRPVHTLAKDLNKNGHDELVICEFGNFTGSLSLLSKENNGNYKKEILINQPGFIRTIAKDMNGDGKDDLITLASQGKESIFILYQQGNLEFTIDPVIKFSPVYGTSWFELIDYDGDGDDDLITVHGDNADKSYVHKPYHGLRIHINDGTNHFEEKFFFPLNGATRVVVNDFDQDGDFDFGILSTFPDYSTNPESSFVYLENKNAQMFSFKPFTFSNSKLGRWLLLDSGDVDSDGDIDIILSSFTYGFTPVPKDFLNIWKDTDVDIMLLKNELN, encoded by the coding sequence ATGGAAGAAAACAGATATTTTATCCGGGTTATCATTTTAGCAATCGTTGGGCTAGCTATTTCATGCACTTCTCCGTCTGAAAAAAAAGCTGCTGTTTTATACAATACCCATTGTGCTAGTTGCCACTTACTACCAGCCATAGATGACCTTCCAAAGCATATCTGGAAAAATGGCGTGCTACCAGATATGACTGCCAGAATGGGCATTAAGGATTCTACGGTAAACCCTTACAAAAATGTTTCTTTTACCGAGCAACATGCTATTATGCAAACAGGAATATATCCTTCAAGACCTCAACTGTCCTTACCTGAGTGGCACTTACTTAAGGAGTACATAATTTCTTTAGCACCAGATTCCTTGCGAGCTAGTGCTACCAAGGAATATAAAAAAATTGAACAGTTTGAAGCTGTACCTATTCAACTAGATAGCACAAAAGGAACATTTATAACATTTTTACAATTTGATGAACGAGACAATTCTATTATCTCGGGCGATTTAAAAGGGGACTTGTTAAAGTACAATTTTATACGCAAGAAAATAGATACGTTAACAACCACTGGCGGGCCTATTACAGGATACACCAATAACCTAAAATCTTCCTTCATTACAAATACCGGCAACCTAAATCCGTCTGAAATTGCTCGTGGTGATATCCAAATTAACTCCAAGAATGTTAATGAACAATTACCTTTTGTCCTCCACCGACCTGTTCATACGCTCGCAAAAGATTTAAACAAAAACGGTCATGATGAATTAGTGATATGTGAATTCGGAAACTTCACGGGAAGCTTATCATTACTTTCAAAAGAAAACAATGGGAATTATAAAAAAGAAATTCTGATAAATCAGCCAGGGTTTATAAGAACAATCGCCAAGGATATGAACGGAGATGGTAAAGATGATTTAATAACACTCGCCTCACAAGGAAAAGAAAGCATCTTTATTCTCTATCAACAAGGCAATCTTGAATTTACTATTGATCCTGTGATTAAATTTAGTCCTGTTTACGGTACTAGCTGGTTTGAGCTTATTGATTATGATGGGGATGGAGACGATGACCTAATTACAGTACATGGCGATAATGCGGACAAAAGCTATGTTCACAAACCGTACCACGGTCTTCGTATTCACATAAATGATGGTACAAATCATTTTGAAGAGAAATTTTTCTTTCCTTTAAATGGAGCCACTAGAGTGGTTGTAAATGATTTTGATCAAGATGGAGATTTCGATTTTGGCATACTATCTACATTTCCCGATTATTCAACGAATCCAGAATCCTCTTTTGTCTATTTAGAAAACAAAAACGCGCAGATGTTCTCCTTTAAGCCTTTTACTTTTTCAAACTCAAAACTAGGTCGTTGGTTATTGCTAGACTCAGGTGATGTTGATTCCGATGGAGACATAGACATTATTTTAAGCTCCTTTACATATGGCTTCACCCCCGTACCTAAAGATTTTCTAAACATTTGGAAAGATACGGATGTAGATATAATGTTACTCAAAAACGAGCTTAACTAA
- a CDS encoding VCBS repeat-containing protein produces the protein MKKIIFISFITLIVLSSCEKKADTLFTQVNSDHSNITFNNTIVETDSFNILTSEYIFNGGGIAVGDFNNDSKPDLFFTGNQVANKLYLNQGDFQFKDISKKAGIEAIKSWKTGVAVVDINSDGFLDVYVCAAMYTKPEEKTNMLFVNQGLNQNGEPTFKELAKEYGIADAGNSMNATFFDYDKDGLLDLYVLNNVDIHELPSNYREKITDGSALSNDRLYRNNGDNTFTDVTLEAGITIEGYGLGLAIADLNYDGWPDIYVSNDYLTNDILYTNNGDGTFSNTIDKVIKHQSKFSMGSDISDYNNDGFLDIITIDMLGETNYRLKTTVRDSRYNDYNLNEKFGYGYQYMRNMLHVGQGLDVPFSEVGLMAGVSRTDWSWSPLFVDVDNDGAKDLLITNGFPRDITDLDFGEFNFNVRRFLSPSQILDSIPVVKIPNYSYKNEKNGLFSDAGKEWGLNIPSFSNGAVFADLDGDGDMDYVVNNINEEAFVFKNNLNTGKEKKNNYVTIKLQGPRSNASGIGAKIVVRSEDGSFQYQEHYLTRGYMSSVQDIVHFGLGNTKSIASIEVVWPDGKFQQIKNTEVNKKIDVNYENASSLELSKLSFPLIQKELPTIYKEVSKAVGIDYVHQEQDKVDYNLQRILPHKLTQNGPCLATGDINGDGTEDFIVGSASGFSPVIFLQNQDGTFVKSQLFKDDKNKEFEEEGIALFDLENDGDLDLYLVSGSNEFDKESPFYTDRLFINDESGNFSMTTDKMPKINSSGSVVKAHDFDGDGFVDLFIGGRTPFANYPLPENSYLLKNSGGTLENVTDSYCPQLHKIGMVTDATWADMDKDGLADLIVTGEFMPITIFKNEKSKFVKFKETGLDSLTGWWESMVTHDFDNDGDLDLIVGNLGSNNIYQPSKDRPVTLLSKDFDNNGTVDPVMFAYIKDNFNDQTYRSFPINFWGDLSGQSPMFRAKFDFYREYAETTQAELFSPKELEGALEMNANHDKTSYFENVGNGGFKYHQLPLQAQVAPINRILTTDYDGDNNADLLMIGNNYGNEVFVGRYDAFNGGLLKGDGTGDFKFINTLESGFKVSGDAKDMITVKNASGGNPFIIVSQNRGKINVFQQN, from the coding sequence ATGAAAAAAATCATCTTCATTTCATTTATTACACTTATAGTACTTAGCTCTTGTGAGAAGAAAGCTGACACCCTGTTCACGCAAGTAAATTCTGACCATTCTAACATAACATTCAACAACACAATTGTTGAAACGGATAGTTTCAACATCCTTACCAGCGAATACATATTTAATGGTGGTGGTATCGCAGTTGGAGATTTCAACAACGATTCAAAACCAGATCTTTTTTTTACCGGGAATCAAGTAGCCAATAAACTTTACCTAAACCAAGGTGATTTTCAATTTAAGGACATTTCTAAAAAGGCAGGTATAGAAGCTATAAAATCTTGGAAAACCGGTGTGGCCGTAGTAGACATTAATAGTGATGGCTTTTTAGATGTATACGTTTGTGCGGCCATGTATACTAAACCAGAAGAAAAGACAAATATGCTTTTCGTAAATCAGGGGCTAAACCAAAATGGAGAACCTACATTTAAAGAATTAGCTAAAGAATATGGTATAGCCGATGCTGGCAACAGTATGAACGCTACGTTCTTTGACTATGACAAAGATGGGTTACTGGACCTTTATGTACTTAACAATGTAGACATTCATGAACTACCCTCTAATTACCGAGAAAAAATTACAGATGGTTCCGCATTGAGCAATGATAGACTATACAGAAATAACGGAGATAACACTTTTACCGATGTTACTTTAGAAGCTGGTATTACCATAGAAGGGTATGGTCTAGGCCTTGCTATTGCAGATTTAAATTATGATGGGTGGCCAGACATATATGTCAGTAACGACTACCTTACTAATGATATCCTGTATACCAATAATGGTGACGGAACTTTCTCTAACACCATAGATAAAGTTATAAAGCACCAAAGTAAGTTTTCTATGGGCTCTGATATTTCGGATTATAATAACGACGGTTTTTTGGATATCATTACCATAGACATGTTGGGAGAAACCAATTATAGACTTAAAACTACTGTCCGCGACAGCAGATATAATGATTATAACCTTAATGAGAAATTTGGCTATGGCTATCAATATATGAGAAATATGCTTCACGTGGGGCAAGGCTTGGATGTACCGTTTAGTGAAGTTGGGCTTATGGCGGGCGTATCACGGACGGACTGGAGCTGGTCTCCCCTATTTGTAGATGTTGATAACGACGGGGCCAAAGATTTACTTATTACAAATGGTTTCCCTCGCGATATTACGGACCTAGACTTTGGAGAGTTTAATTTTAATGTTCGCCGTTTCCTATCACCAAGTCAAATCTTAGACTCTATTCCTGTTGTCAAAATACCAAACTATAGTTACAAGAATGAAAAAAATGGTCTTTTTAGTGATGCTGGTAAAGAATGGGGACTAAATATTCCCTCTTTCTCTAATGGTGCTGTCTTTGCTGATTTAGATGGCGATGGAGATATGGATTATGTAGTGAACAACATTAATGAAGAGGCCTTTGTGTTTAAAAACAACCTTAACACAGGCAAAGAAAAAAAGAACAACTACGTTACAATAAAACTGCAGGGGCCAAGATCAAATGCTTCTGGTATAGGGGCTAAAATTGTAGTTCGCTCAGAAGACGGTTCTTTTCAATATCAAGAACATTATTTAACAAGAGGTTATATGTCCTCCGTCCAGGACATTGTTCATTTCGGCCTGGGCAACACTAAAAGTATTGCTTCAATAGAAGTAGTTTGGCCCGATGGAAAATTTCAGCAAATCAAAAATACGGAGGTAAACAAAAAAATAGATGTCAATTACGAAAATGCAAGCAGCTTAGAATTGAGTAAATTGAGTTTTCCTCTTATCCAAAAGGAGCTACCAACTATTTACAAAGAAGTTTCCAAAGCTGTAGGCATTGATTATGTTCATCAAGAACAAGACAAGGTAGATTATAATTTGCAACGCATCCTACCCCACAAACTTACACAGAACGGCCCATGTTTAGCCACTGGAGACATTAATGGAGATGGTACCGAAGACTTCATAGTTGGTAGTGCTTCTGGGTTTTCTCCTGTAATTTTTCTTCAAAACCAAGATGGGACTTTTGTAAAATCGCAATTATTTAAAGATGATAAAAACAAAGAGTTTGAAGAAGAAGGGATTGCATTGTTTGATTTAGAAAATGATGGCGACCTTGATCTTTACCTTGTTTCCGGAAGTAATGAGTTTGATAAAGAAAGTCCTTTTTATACAGATAGATTATTCATCAATGATGAATCCGGTAATTTTTCTATGACCACTGATAAAATGCCGAAAATTAACTCTAGTGGATCAGTTGTAAAAGCACATGATTTTGATGGTGATGGATTCGTTGACCTTTTTATTGGAGGAAGAACACCGTTTGCTAATTATCCACTCCCCGAAAACAGTTACCTTCTTAAAAATTCAGGAGGAACCTTAGAAAATGTTACTGACTCGTACTGTCCCCAACTCCATAAAATTGGTATGGTAACAGATGCTACTTGGGCAGATATGGACAAAGATGGATTGGCAGATCTAATAGTAACCGGAGAGTTTATGCCAATTACAATCTTTAAAAATGAGAAATCTAAATTTGTCAAATTTAAGGAAACCGGCCTTGACAGCTTAACAGGTTGGTGGGAAAGTATGGTAACCCATGATTTTGACAATGATGGCGATTTAGATTTAATTGTTGGGAATTTAGGTTCCAACAATATTTATCAACCTTCAAAAGACAGACCTGTTACTTTACTTTCTAAAGATTTTGACAACAACGGAACTGTAGACCCTGTTATGTTTGCATACATCAAAGACAATTTTAATGATCAAACATACCGGTCGTTCCCTATTAATTTTTGGGGTGATCTATCTGGTCAAAGTCCAATGTTTCGTGCAAAATTTGATTTTTACCGAGAATATGCAGAAACAACCCAAGCTGAATTATTTAGTCCAAAAGAATTAGAAGGCGCCTTAGAAATGAACGCTAACCATGATAAGACCAGCTATTTTGAGAACGTAGGGAATGGAGGATTCAAATACCATCAATTGCCCTTACAAGCTCAAGTTGCTCCTATAAACCGAATACTCACTACAGATTATGATGGAGATAATAATGCGGATTTGCTTATGATAGGCAACAATTATGGAAATGAAGTTTTTGTGGGTCGCTATGACGCATTTAATGGCGGGCTTCTAAAAGGTGATGGTACAGGTGATTTTAAATTTATAAATACATTAGAAAGCGGATTTAAAGTATCCGGAGACGCTAAGGATATGATTACGGTCAAAAATGCTAGTGGAGGCAATCCTTTTATTATCGTATCTCAAAACCGGGGAAAAATAAACGTATTTCAACAAAATTAA
- a CDS encoding fasciclin domain-containing protein — MNNFRTISIVLSMLALLGLGSCNDDDVDGLGSAIIGPGTVYTRISASGSLTSLDAALNTATGDLPSTLEGTGPFTVFAPTDGAFTTLAESLGFESNDDRSATDAMLADIDPTLLSQILTYHVVPGNLEASSLSDGATLTTVLGDDLSVVVTADGDVQLLDATKLTQTNPVSNVSQPNGYADNGIVHFIDKVLLPQGAIEALSFDTRPSILEWAKGTEDLSLFAIALDTAGLADAVVELDTARLLAPNNQAFEDLFAALGSDYNSFEDFDNDVEKSLLADVLSYHILKPVDGSIDLMAGAAETLLEDNTVEVTGASGGFEFGDSTPITATRVTADIDAKNGFVDIIDKVLLPQAALDFIALLESDDLATTVASTPQLSVLGEALAQTDLVKTFEDMTNVQDTTATNFSYHMPATVFAPTDAAFADLFDAFGPDYTSIASFDTDEEKELLSEILLYHVLEGKIASEDLEAGSVTTVSENDIEIISVVGTENFVIGDATNDVNANITTPDVFARNGIAHIIDKVLLPKSAIDFINSME, encoded by the coding sequence ATGAATAATTTTCGAACTATAAGTATTGTTTTATCGATGCTCGCATTACTAGGACTCGGATCCTGTAATGACGATGATGTCGACGGGCTTGGCAGTGCCATCATTGGCCCGGGTACGGTTTATACAAGAATTAGTGCCAGTGGTAGCTTAACATCCTTGGATGCTGCCCTTAATACTGCTACAGGAGACCTACCCTCTACTTTAGAAGGTACTGGTCCCTTTACTGTATTTGCCCCCACCGATGGTGCATTTACTACGCTTGCGGAATCTCTTGGTTTTGAATCCAACGATGACAGATCCGCAACTGATGCTATGTTAGCGGATATAGATCCTACACTACTTTCACAGATATTAACATATCATGTAGTTCCTGGTAATCTAGAAGCCAGTTCATTATCAGATGGAGCAACACTAACCACTGTTCTAGGAGACGACCTTTCGGTAGTGGTTACAGCAGATGGAGATGTTCAGTTATTGGATGCTACTAAGCTAACACAAACCAACCCCGTATCTAACGTTTCCCAACCAAATGGTTATGCCGATAACGGTATTGTGCATTTTATTGATAAAGTTCTTTTACCACAGGGAGCAATTGAAGCTTTAAGTTTTGATACTAGACCTTCTATCCTAGAATGGGCAAAAGGTACAGAAGACTTAAGTCTATTTGCAATTGCCCTAGATACGGCAGGTTTGGCAGATGCAGTTGTAGAATTAGATACCGCAAGACTCCTAGCCCCTAACAATCAAGCTTTTGAGGATTTGTTTGCTGCATTGGGAAGTGACTACAACAGCTTTGAAGATTTTGATAATGATGTTGAAAAATCTTTGTTGGCAGATGTTCTTTCATATCATATATTAAAGCCTGTAGATGGGTCTATCGATTTAATGGCAGGAGCTGCCGAAACTCTTTTAGAAGATAACACTGTTGAAGTAACGGGGGCATCCGGAGGATTTGAGTTTGGAGATAGTACACCAATAACGGCTACTAGAGTTACCGCAGATATAGACGCTAAAAATGGCTTTGTAGATATAATTGACAAAGTACTTTTACCTCAGGCCGCATTAGATTTTATAGCATTGTTAGAATCTGACGATTTAGCAACTACAGTAGCCAGCACGCCTCAATTGAGCGTATTAGGGGAAGCCTTGGCTCAAACTGATTTAGTAAAAACCTTTGAGGACATGACCAATGTTCAAGATACTACGGCTACAAATTTCAGCTACCATATGCCTGCAACTGTATTTGCACCAACAGATGCAGCTTTTGCAGACCTATTTGATGCTTTTGGACCTGATTATACGAGTATAGCTAGTTTTGATACAGACGAAGAAAAGGAACTTCTTAGTGAAATACTTCTATATCATGTACTAGAAGGAAAAATAGCAAGTGAAGATTTAGAAGCGGGATCGGTAACCACAGTTTCCGAAAATGATATCGAAATCATTAGTGTTGTTGGCACTGAGAATTTTGTAATAGGTGATGCAACTAACGATGTAAATGCCAATATAACAACACCGGATGTTTTTGCAAGAAATGGTATTGCCCATATTATAGATAAGGTGTTACTACCAAAAAGTGCTATTGATTTTATTAATTCAATGGAGTAA
- a CDS encoding RagB/SusD family nutrient uptake outer membrane protein, producing MKKNIFYSITLACAMLGACSDDFTEVAPTGALSDEALQNATGVDLKLTAAYSAMDGERVNRQGEGVSTGGDNWWTDVVADDAHRGSTDGDNTELFQIETLDWQTGNGWFLGRWSALYGGVNSANAVLSLIATIPEGDFAQQFGEASFLRGYYNFELQKFYGNPAFISVENLDNLEFNQPNPGPVWSEIEADFQAAIDNLGPEVVNGRANSWVAKAFLGKAYLYQEKWDEAFTLLNEVAMESPYSLNPEYVSNFNFAGENSSESMFAIQFVSDDGRSFNGNGAGTLNFPGGGPLGTCCGFYQPTQDLVNAYQTDGSGQPLLDTFANTDVASDYGIDSADDFTPHTGPLDPRLDYTVSRRGIDYNGFGPNPGKEWIRATFKDISGPYLPKKNVYQADEVDANRGTGGWGSDWSGINYNVMRFADVLLMAAEAAVEKSTPDLSLALEYVNMVRNRAKNMTYVQNEAGDGPAANYQIEPYGAFAGQEFARKAVRFERRLEFGMEGHRLFDLRRWDVAEQVINTYIANEAEDLNQSDYGSKFKTYTEKHDLFPIPVNAIDQSGGILEQNPGY from the coding sequence ATGAAAAAGAATATATTTTACTCAATAACACTCGCATGCGCTATGCTAGGTGCATGTAGTGACGACTTCACAGAAGTTGCCCCAACCGGAGCACTTTCGGACGAAGCCTTGCAAAATGCAACGGGCGTTGATTTGAAACTGACCGCGGCATACTCGGCAATGGATGGTGAACGCGTTAACCGACAAGGAGAAGGAGTTTCCACTGGTGGTGATAACTGGTGGACAGATGTAGTTGCTGATGATGCCCACAGAGGAAGTACCGATGGAGATAACACTGAATTATTTCAAATCGAGACCTTAGACTGGCAAACCGGTAACGGCTGGTTTTTAGGAAGGTGGAGTGCTCTATATGGTGGGGTCAATAGCGCAAACGCCGTATTGTCTTTAATTGCAACTATACCGGAAGGAGATTTTGCCCAACAATTTGGAGAAGCTTCTTTTTTAAGAGGATATTATAACTTTGAATTACAGAAATTTTACGGAAACCCTGCTTTTATTTCTGTTGAAAATCTTGATAATTTGGAATTCAACCAACCAAACCCAGGGCCGGTATGGTCTGAAATTGAAGCTGATTTTCAAGCTGCAATTGATAACCTAGGACCAGAAGTGGTTAATGGTAGAGCAAATTCTTGGGTTGCAAAAGCATTCCTAGGAAAAGCGTATTTGTATCAAGAAAAATGGGACGAAGCCTTTACTTTGTTAAACGAAGTTGCTATGGAAAGTCCATATTCCTTAAACCCTGAATACGTAAGCAACTTTAACTTCGCTGGAGAAAATAGCTCGGAATCAATGTTTGCCATACAGTTCGTCTCTGATGACGGACGTTCTTTTAATGGTAACGGTGCGGGAACTTTAAATTTTCCCGGTGGTGGTCCTTTAGGAACATGCTGTGGTTTTTACCAACCTACTCAAGATTTGGTAAATGCTTACCAAACAGATGGTAGCGGACAACCTTTGCTAGACACCTTTGCTAATACTGATGTAGCAAGTGACTACGGTATTGATAGTGCCGATGACTTTACCCCACACACCGGACCTTTAGATCCTAGGTTAGATTATACAGTGTCTAGAAGAGGTATTGACTATAATGGTTTTGGTCCAAATCCTGGAAAGGAATGGATAAGAGCTACTTTTAAAGATATCTCTGGACCTTATTTACCAAAAAAGAATGTATATCAAGCAGATGAAGTAGATGCTAACCGTGGTACAGGCGGCTGGGGGTCTGATTGGTCTGGGATCAATTACAACGTAATGCGTTTTGCTGATGTTTTGTTAATGGCTGCTGAAGCCGCTGTTGAAAAATCCACTCCAGATCTTTCTTTAGCACTTGAGTATGTAAATATGGTTAGAAACAGAGCGAAAAACATGACCTATGTTCAAAATGAAGCAGGTGATGGTCCTGCCGCTAATTACCAGATTGAGCCCTACGGAGCTTTTGCCGGCCAAGAATTTGCAAGAAAAGCGGTTCGTTTTGAACGTCGCTTGGAATTTGGTATGGAAGGTCACCGTTTATTCGACCTTAGAAGATGGGATGTTGCGGAACAGGTAATCAACACCTACATTGCCAATGAAGCAGAAGACCTTAACCAGTCCGATTATGGTTCTAAGTTTAAAACATACACGGAGAAACATGATTTATTCCCAATTCCTGTAAATGCAATTGACCAAAGTGGTGGCATTTTAGAGCAGAACCCTGGGTATTAA